Part of the Athalia rosae chromosome 2, iyAthRosa1.1, whole genome shotgun sequence genome, CGTATTCGGCCCCCGAGATATTTTCCAACAGCGAGTTTATACTTCGGTACCGATCGTGAACGACTAGAGCGAAAAAGGCGAAGAAACAAGGCACGTAAGTCCCGATCAAAAAATGATTGTAAATGTAAAATTTCATCAGAGGTAACAATgatttagaaaattcaaatccgcGCTCGCTCGGAGGAAGTTCTGCTCTCCGCATGAAATAAACGACGCCGATCAACGGCGCGAACACCATCGCCAGCCACTCCATCTGGACGAAGGCATTCCTCGTGGTTATACCGACCCTCGTTAACCTTTTATCCACCGTTCGGATGACCGAGGCGAAACGGCGGACTCGTTTCCACCCCCTGATCATCCACGTCGTTATCAACACCGGTACGATGAGCGTGTGGGTGAAGAGCGTGGTGCAATAAACAGCGCGAGAAAGGGCGGTTTGGGATCGATTTATGTATTCGTTGAAGTACGACGTGTAAATGAGCAGCCAACTGAACAAATGGAGCCCAATGGTCGTTGCACCGAATACAATACCGAAGATCAAATTTGACCCGGTCCAGTGGCTGAAGAGCCAGCTGAAACGCGTGACGGCCCAAAACGGATCCTTTtgaattttgtcaaaaatatgCTTGAGCGAGAATCGGCAGAACATATTCGAACGAACGTCAACTATATTTCGCGACGGTAGTTCCGACGTATCTTCGACTGACCATATTTATCGCTTTCGTCGAACTTTATTCCTCGTTGCGCTAATTTCGATCTTTTGTTTTCCCCTTTTGTCCACCTCGCAATATCACAAGAGTTCTTCGAGTGAGTCACGTGTCACTTTTTGGCTCCAAGCTCTATAATAAAACTAAACGATAAAACGATTGTCCTTGCGTGAATGAATGGAAATTGTACGCGGCATATTTACCTCCGAATGTACATATACTTGTAACAATCGCCACAGAAATATTACAACGTTCCAATTGTCGGGTTGGCAATAGGGCGCGTTTACCCTTCCTCTAACAATACAATCGCTTTGCATTATTTGTTAAAGTCGAAGTTTCACGCGACTCACCCTCCGAAACGATTCATTGACCATTTATTTGGTGCTGATATTGTtcaatcgatagaaaaaaaaaaaaaaaacactaagtgaaaaaatattccagtaAAGATGTTAATGACATTTAGGTAATtataagaaatattttattcatctggAGAGTTTTTATGTGCTCCGTCGTTCGTCACACCCCATAGAATTTGCAATGAAATTTTGTTGCGCAAACTTTATTCAagttcgttcaatttattaAGTTGAATGTAAGTAACGATCTATGTTATCATACGGCTAATTACACGTAGAGatacagaaaaattttatccaagaAAATCAACCGATTCACTATTCGGTACATGCACTTTTGAACTTCATGAGAATATAATGGTCGTGATAACGAAATTAACGGTGTTTTGATCACATGTGAAATTATCGAGTGTCGATATCGCTCTTTAGAAAAACATATTATACTTTCACATACATAGTTTTATTTACATTCGTATACAGAAAAGCTACGGAAGCTTTGACATAAAGATTATTATTCGGAGATGCGGTAATGGACAATTTTAAACGCCAGCTTTACAGCGAAGCACACCTCacgcaaataaataatatccttACTCTCAGGTAATAAACTCTTcagattcgttgaaaaaaaattacaaatcacGTTCACACGCGGTGACCGCGTGTGGAGACAATTCATCAATTCTGAAGATAAATCGAGTAAACTCACAAGATCGTCCGTCAGCGGGGAATATTTCTACTCGCGtcagacggacggacggacgactATCGACGGAAGggattcgagaaaaattcaaatattcaacCGAGGAGTCTTTTAAAGCGCCACACGAGTTACAAACTGTAAGTCAGCTCAGACGAAAGGGCCGGTCCAGTGTTTAACGTGGGTGTGGGTGGAGCTAACAGCGGCGATACCGTGCCTTTCCAATACCGCGGTCGCTTTGATCTTGTTCTTGTACTTCACGTCCTTCGGTTTCAGCATGCTCTTGTGATTGCTGAGCAGTCGCGAAGGGGTCAGAATAGACTTTGTACTGAGCCCCGTTGCCTCTAGGAAGTGGTCATACCCGCCATTTGCATTCAAATCTTTACCCTTGGTCGTGTTCTCGATTTGCGTCGCTAGTATCAGGTCGTTCAGCCTCTCCGATCCGTCGGCATCGGCGCGATCCGGGTCGTGGAACAGATCGCATTCGTCCAGATTgaattcttcgaaattttgcCGAATGTCATCCTGGTCGTAGTCCAGTCGTAACTTTTCGACCTCCCTGTCCTTGTTTTTATCTTTGTCCTTGGCGATGGTCCGGTCCTCGGCCTCGCCGATTTTGAACTCTTCGAAGTGTCGCACGATATTCGTGACCTTTGGCATTCTTCCAACACCCTCGTAAACGTTGTTCAAATTCTGTCGTGACTGAAAAGACGATCTCAAACTGTCGAATTTGTTCTTGAGGAGGACGTCGTTCTGCGATTCGTTGTTGTTCGTTCGCGAAGATTTCGATGTTATCTTCTCTTCGTACGATAAACTGCGAACCGTTCCCAGCTTGGGCGATaccgaaaaattgaacagTTTCTTGTCGTGCTCGGGCGTACTATCGACTCCGCCTTGTTTCTTGTGCGTTTCGTTTATCAGAAAAGAGGGACTCGGTATCTTCTTCAGTATCAACGTGTTATTTTTGTACTGCGGTTTCGGCGGCAAAGCCGGCGGTGTTTTTATACCAGAATTTATTTCCGGCAACGACTCGATCTCCTCGTAGTCCAAATTTTTAGCGATCGTCAGCCCTTTGGCGCACATTTGAAGGCAAGTTTTTTCCTCCATCCGTTCCATTTTCAACGGCGGACTCGATCTGTGTACCGACGACACTTTCATCAGGTCTGtacagattttcattttctgagGAGTCGTCGCGTTAGTTTCCGCACCGACCGTTTCAGGTTCGACTTTCGGCTCGATGATTACCAGCGGTATCGCTTTGGATCCTTCAAAATCCACGTTTGAAGAGCCAAGGACTTCCGTCATCGAATCACGCCCCGACTCACCGGGAGATTGCACCAACTTCGCTCTGAAATCCGAGTCCGTAAGCGAACCGATGAATCCCGCGGAATCGTTAACCTCGTTACGTTCGTCGAGACGCGTTCCGTCTTTCGGTTCGGAGACATGCTCCTCGGAATTTCTCCTCTCCATTTCGGATCCGACTGACTCGATGTCCGATAATCTTGCCGGCTGGAATCTAACGGTCCTTCCACGGTATTTGAATCTCCTCGGTACCGAAAGGacattttcctcttcttccatGTCACGCAATAGAATCTGATTAACGCATTCCAGAACCGAGTTGTGTTTGCTGTTCGGTTGATAAGCCCGATGTCGGAATACCTCGTCACTGGCTTTATCCTCGTCCGGATCGCTGTACCAATTCCCACTATTTTCCTCTAAACTCTGTTCCATCGTAGCGGGCTGATCGGCGCGATCGGATTTATTGATGTTGTTCCTAGTCAGTTCGACCGAGTCGTCCGAGCCGTTCGTTGTTTCTTTACTGGACTCGAGATAGCAAGTATTTTCATAAACGGGTTCCTCGTCGGAGACGAAGTTACTGTCCATTCCGTCGTCTTTGCTCTCCGTCCGCGTAACCCCGTTGCCTTTGAACTCCGACCTTTTCGATTCTTTGAGCAACTTGCCGCGTACGGAAACAACCTTTCGTTTCGGTAACTCGGGTCTTTCGTCACCGGCGATTTCGTTGTCGCTCGACAAAAGTTCGTCCGTAATGACGATCGGGGTACACCTGTGGGTCGACTTGTTCAGCGTGGAACCGGGCGATACGTCGGTACTTTCGCCCTCGCAAAATCCCTCCGTACTCAACATCGACGGACTGCTGTCCGTAGTGGTGATCGACGCGTCGGTGATCTCGCTGGAGGTGATGCTTGTTTTCGAAACGTCGCTCTCGGCGAAACTGTGCGCCTTACGAAGCCCGTGATCCTGGTCGGAGTCCTCGTTCAATCTGGTTATGATCTCGCACTTGAGCGTGCGAATGTCTTTGCTGAGGCTACTGTCGGATCTGGCGACGTCGCTATTGCCGGACAATACACCGTGAAGATCGTCGGACATGATTTCCGTCGATTCGTCGGCGTCGAGAACACCCTTGCACAGCGTGTTGTCCCGTTTACATTTTATGTAATTCTTCGTGTACCTACGCAACTTGGCTATTTCCAATTGTTGATTTCTTATCACGTTGTCCTTTTCGCAGAGAAGTTGACGGATCGATTTCTGCTCCTGCTTGAGGCGTCCCTCTACGACGAGAAGGGCGCGAAGTATACGCGACAGTTGTTGATCCCGTAACGATCTCTCCGTGTCCCGATCCGCCGTACGATGATCCAATTCTCGTACGAGATCGCGACACCGTTTCGTCGCCAGTTTCAGCGCCTCGCGAGTCCGCTCCAATTCCTGCTTCAACGATCGCACCTCGCTCTCCATCTGAaacggatgagaaaaaataacgttgaATATACTGCGACGCTACTCTTTCATTTCGTGTGGCCGAGATTAAACGAGAGATCGAACCCCGGGTCCCATTGTTTTATACGAATACTCGATGTAAAATGgagcggaggggggggggggggagaacgGATATCTTGGCGACCGAGTATATCAGACAATACCGTCGAATATCGAGACGAACACGTAGGAATTTATACGTCTACGTATACAATACGTTCGCGTTATACGGCGTATATCGGTATGAATTATTCCTGACTCGCGGTACTGGTTTTGTGCAGATAGATATCCGTGGCCGTGCCGCACGATGCATACTTTCTGTTATTAACTAGTCTCACGAGGCTCGTATAAGTCACAcacctatacaggtataagcgcacgtgtaacgtacacgcTTACATAAACTACCATAAGGTAGGccattaatatttttacctcCATATCCTACTCTGATTGACCAGTTAGCGTTGATTCATGTCCACCCGCGGTACAGGAAACGCCAAGGGCGgtctttcgattattttatccCTTTTTACCTTTCCCAtcaattgttttcttttctttttttttttcttcatttcactttattcgaaattctatTTAACTTCAGATTCAGGGCAGACGACCGCTGCACGGATCAACGTTATATCACCATACACGGTGTAATTGCATTCCACAATTACACAGTCTTAATTGCGAGGTGTGAAATGTTGGCAACTAGCCGGGTGTTTCTTATGCACGCTAGTGACAATGCCCGCAActttataggtacgtacgtatacgtacgtacgtaccgttcTACCGCTATATCTACGGACACTGGGTGGTATATTTCCGGACACATGCGCTTACTCGGGGAGCATTCGTTGTACATAAAAGGCACAGCTGTAAAACTATAACGTCTGCTGCTGTGAGTCCAGGTGGAAATCGTACACAAGGAAATCTTGCAGGGGTACCAGCTAAGCCAAGTTCCGTTTATACAATAGGGTAGAAAGCCTTGGCCCGAAGAAGGGGAGCGAGGTAATTTTTTCCTGTACGCGCTACGCGTCTTccgtggacgaaaaaaaattagggaatGGAAATGGGAGTAAGAACAAAGGAGACGTCACGTGATTCTCGAGACCTTGTTACCGAGAGGGTACCGATACGAGCTACGGGTTATTCAAATCCTTAAACTCATAGGGCGTCCCATTATCGGATATCCGCAAAGATGTGTAGTTAGGTAGGAAACGATCGTTCAACACCAATAGTGAGTGATTTTGGTATTCGAAAGACGTAACGTCACGGAGGACACGGAGACACGGCTGCCTTTAAAGATTACCCACAGAAGAACGGTTCCTTGCTCCCGCGTGGATGGCACGTGTCGAAAACTAACCGGAgcatgaatatttattattttatccgtGCAGCAACGTCTGGCGAACGACCCCGTGTCTTCGAGGTAAATCGTCCTAAAAATATCCAGATAGGAGATAAGACGTGTCGTGAAGTTTTATACTATAAAAGCGAAAGTGTCGCTAGCTGGATATCCTGGCCCGACGAATGGACGCGATTTCTCCGTACACGATTTTCGTTTAGTCACCGTTTAATCGCTACTACGTGAAAACGCGAAGAAAAGCGCTCTGGTACGTTTCGTTCGAAACATCGCGGTCGAACGGATATATTCAAGAACCGTGATCTCTGTGGCTTTTTCctttattaaaatataaccGTAACTTTTTAGATTGAGGCGTACGACTGCGAGCCAGTCATCTTTGCTAGAGTAATTTATGGACGGGTTTCGAAAACAACGACCCGAGACTCGGACGGTTCGGGGGAAAAAACCAGTTACCGATCGCGTGGGAGCCATTTTCATACGAGACGGTGTAACTTTGGGACCCGAGTTTCTAGGCGAACGATTTCTATTTCAACGGCGTTCGCAACGCACTGCCGCTGATCCGCTGCAGAGGACTACGTTCGCGATGAAATTACGCGAGGTGAGCCGCCGGACTAGGATTACAATTAATTGCGACTGTAATTGACGGCGAACGGACCACCGTGACACTTCGGTTTCGAATATCCCGGCGACGATACGCCCCGAACGAAAACCGTACCTAGGATGGATAAATGGAACGTCCGAGTCTAGTGTAAATCGTCCTTTCGaataattcaacgaatttGCGGTCAACCGTGGAGTAGTTTGCGGTGAAAATCTTTTAGCAGttcccattattttttttttttcttctttcaagtGGAATAGTTCGAGGTCGACACGCTCCGCGGTTCTTCGACGTACGCGGATATTATGCGGATCACGATTACGCGAGCGAACCCTTTGTATAAATCACGTTACATGTGGCTATCGGGTTTTCTATCGATACTCGCTCGGTTTGGTTATCTCATCTACTTTGTACGCAATTAAAGCAGCGCATAATTTGCAATCTCGATTAGTCACCGAAGGAAtctgatattatacatataccggtGAGTCACTATTTTGCAGCCCAAAGGAATGCGCCGAGTATATAATAAGGCAACCGTTTTGTAGTTCAAACGTGTAGTTTTATACTCCAATGGGTTTTATCgacaagttttctttttcgcagCTTCCAACTGGAGCGAAAAGTAAATATATGCCCAATGAAATCGATTTCTAAATAGAATCGAGCTGATTTTCAGCTGCGCGGCAAACGTCGATTGTCGCATTACCGATGGCATTATTTCTGAAGACTATAGTTATCCgacgatcaaaaaatattcaagattCCCTATGTCGTTCGATTCCAAAAGTCAGACGTCCACCTATTGGAAATGGATCATCGAGTTCGCGATACTCTTCTCGATGTCGTCACCCGATTGAAGTGAATTACAGATATCCAATCAACGACGCTATTCCTTTGAAAGAGTGTCGAAAGAATTATACGAGAATCGTTCGCCGATTTAGATTACGATTTTTATTCCGCTACACAATCGACACATCGGTTATCGGCTGTCCTCCGATTTCCGAACACGTGCCCGACCCGTATTCTTGTAACGTAATATTAAATTATAGTCAACCCGTCGTTATTATCCTACCCTAGCTCTGGCGAAACGACATAATGTCACGTATTGCTCCACAGCTTGCCATTACGAATTAAACAGCTGCCCGATATTGCGGATATAATAAAATCGGTTGCCCCTCGCCAAGAGATGACACGCAACGCGCGATAAGGTCGTCCACTTTATGCTCGatcgaattcgaaattttttaatcccacAGCCCAACTGCAGCCCTCcgttcgaaaagaaaatcttcGTGCGATACCCGAACCCAATCGGACGTTCACAGTCGCCATTTTGTTccaaacgcaaaaaaaatttctaatgtcTCTAGattgttttcttatttttcgtttgtatCGTTTTTCTCGATACATATTCATAATGGTATCGGTTGGTTGATCGAGACGAATAGCTCACGGATCATTCTTCGTATCATTATGGACGAGGATGGAATGCCTGAAGGAATGTGCCCGCTGGATCTGGAACGAGAATGTACGTCACGAGTCATTGTTTCGCACAGCACGCGCGAAAAATATCGCGACTTGTTGTCGGGcgaatttgtcattttttcctttctgttttttttctttttttcttttttgcaaaCATCTGGCCACGATTCACGTgaccaaataaaaaataacaaaccaTTCGATCAGGTGTCGATATTTCCGAACGGTAAAGTGTCTCCTTACTGTAATCAACGATTTCGTTCATATTTAACATCGGAGTACAAAATTGTGCAATGAATTACGTAATAAAAACAGCTAACTAACGATAAGTGAGTTGCATTTTTGGTATCATGTGATTGATTCAGACCTTCTAATGAGTCGAGAATACAACGACCATCATGCGAATACAATCGACCTCAAAGTTTCCCAATTTGGAAGACACCGTCGAACGTTTCGCTACACCGGACAAGCTTCTCGTCGGTAGAGAACATCGGAAACTTGAGAGGTCAAGGTTGCATTTCGTTACCGACGATGTAATTTCTGGGAAAAAGAATCACTCGCGAGTGCATCCGTGACGATTCGCTGTAATAACGGTTGGCTGTAAAATTAAATGACATCATTCGAGCATGATAATATACGAACGATGCAAACTGCGCGAAGATATAACTAGAAAGTTTTCGGCGCTATTTGTTACACGATTGTTACGCACACGTGTCGTTTTATGATAAGGTAAGCCAGCCGGGTGGCATACGTTAGTTTTCTCGTTTAAATGGCCTTCAAATGCGAATGCAGCCTACGCCTAGGGGGCTCCGGTAGAATTTACACCGGGCGTTAAGTGGGACAGTCAAAAAGTATACGCCTGCAACTTTCTCCATTCTTTTTAACAGTTTGACGGTTAAAGGATAGTTTTCTAACGGTTACGTTCTTCGATACGAATAACTCGACCTATCATCTCACAAGCGTACGAGacgatttattcgttcgtttgaatACGCGTGAGGGTATGTGAATTTTATGTTGttcatttcgttcgaaaaCTACACGCAATTTTCCAAGATCTTACGTCGTGTCGAAACGCATGGCGGACGCAACGTATTCAAGAAAGCGTGACAAATTTCGAAgccgttttaattatttcagagGAAGATGTGTTTCAAGTGTAGCGGAATCGAATATTCGTTCCgcggtaaaaaatcaaacgtacttgtagtcaaaaaaaaaaatagaaaaacaattaCTAGACAAAATGAGATAAAGGCGAAGATCGTTTTTCGAGGACATACTCCGGCAAATCTGATGCAAAAAAGTCACGTTCGCTCGATCTGTTCGGAACTGACCTGAATTCAAACTCCAGGGGGATACGTACGGTAGTCTGGGTCGACGTGCAACACGATCTGTAATACCGCTAATCGAATAGACTTCCTTTGTGCAAACGACACTCCCACTGTCACTGTCGTCCGTCGCTTCGACTCGATTTCGAGCAACGCCGACGTCGAGTCTTCTCTCGTTCCCTGCGATGGTCCCGAAAAGCCTTTGCCGCTCGGTTcatggatccgaaaatttgaaattcacgtcAAACCAGACTCGACGAGGTTCGCCCGGCTACTAGAGTCTGGGGTAACACCGCCGGTCGGATCTAGGCTTTTAACGTTCGAGATTCAAGCCGGTTTCGTAACTCGATTTCAATTGATCGCCCGACCCCCATTGTTATTCGAACTACGCATACAGTGTCGGTATACGCGTCATACGTGAACAGCTGACGTTTGTTCTTCCTCCGTTTTCGTAGGAGGTTCGACCGGATATCGATATAAGTAGTTTATTAGccgtaaatttaattttcaacttttcacgGCGTCCCCCTCGAGATCGCCGTTCGATCGAGATT contains:
- the LOC105694029 gene encoding uncharacterized protein LOC105694029 isoform X4 gives rise to the protein MESEVRSLKQELERTREALKLATKRCRDLVRELDHRTADRDTERSLRDQQLSRILRALLVVEGRLKQEQKSIRQLLCEKDNVIRNQQLEIAKLRRYTKNYIKCKRDNTLCKGVLDADESTEIMSDDLHGVLSGNSDVARSDSSLSKDIRTLKCEIITRLNEDSDQDHGLRKAHSFAESDVSKTSITSSEITDASITTTDSSPSMLSTEGFCEGESTDVSPGSTLNKSTHRCTPIVITDELLSSDNEIAGDERPELPKRKVVSVRGKLLKESKRSEFKGNGVTRTESKDDGMDSNFVSDEEPVYENTCYLESSKETTNGSDDSVELTRNNINKSDRADQPATMEQSLEENSGNWYSDPDEDKASDEVFRHRAYQPNSKHNSVLECVNQILLRDMEEEENVLSVPRRFKYRGRTVRFQPARLSDIESVGSEMERRNSEEHVSEPKDGTRLDERNEVNDSAGFIGSLTDSDFRAKLVQSPGESGRDSMTEVLGSSNVDFEGSKAIPLVIIEPKVEPETVGAETNATTPQKMKICTDLMKVSSVHRSSPPLKMERMEEKTCLQMCAKGLTIAKNLDYEEIESLPEINSGIKTPPALPPKPQYKNNTLILKKIPSPSFLINETHKKQGGVDSTPEHDKKLFNFSVSPKLGTVRSLSYEEKITSKSSRTNNNESQNDVLLKNKFDSLRSSFQSRQNLNNVYEGVGRMPKVTNIVRHFEEFKIGEAEDRTIAKDKDKNKDREVEKLRLDYDQDDIRQNFEEFNLDECDLFHDPDRADADGSERLNDLILATQIENTTKGKDLNANGGYDHFLEATGLSTKSILTPSRLLSNHKSMLKPKDVKYKNKIKATAVLERHGIAAVSSTHTHVKHWTGPFV
- the LOC105694029 gene encoding uncharacterized protein LOC105694029 isoform X3, encoding MEMESEVRSLKQELERTREALKLATKRCRDLVRELDHRTADRDTERSLRDQQLSRILRALLVVEGRLKQEQKSIRQLLCEKDNVIRNQQLEIAKLRRYTKNYIKCKRDNTLCKGVLDADESTEIMSDDLHGVLSGNSDVARSDSSLSKDIRTLKCEIITRLNEDSDQDHGLRKAHSFAESDVSKTSITSSEITDASITTTDSSPSMLSTEGFCEGESTDVSPGSTLNKSTHRCTPIVITDELLSSDNEIAGDERPELPKRKVVSVRGKLLKESKRSEFKGNGVTRTESKDDGMDSNFVSDEEPVYENTCYLESSKETTNGSDDSVELTRNNINKSDRADQPATMEQSLEENSGNWYSDPDEDKASDEVFRHRAYQPNSKHNSVLECVNQILLRDMEEEENVLSVPRRFKYRGRTVRFQPARLSDIESVGSEMERRNSEEHVSEPKDGTRLDERNEVNDSAGFIGSLTDSDFRAKLVQSPGESGRDSMTEVLGSSNVDFEGSKAIPLVIIEPKVEPETVGAETNATTPQKMKICTDLMKVSSVHRSSPPLKMERMEEKTCLQMCAKGLTIAKNLDYEEIESLPEINSGIKTPPALPPKPQYKNNTLILKKIPSPSFLINETHKKQGGVDSTPEHDKKLFNFSVSPKLGTVRSLSYEEKITSKSSRTNNNESQNDVLLKNKFDSLRSSFQSRQNLNNVYEGVGRMPKVTNIVRHFEEFKIGEAEDRTIAKDKDKNKDREVEKLRLDYDQDDIRQNFEEFNLDECDLFHDPDRADADGSERLNDLILATQIENTTKGKDLNANGGYDHFLEATGLSTKSILTPSRLLSNHKSMLKPKDVKYKNKIKATAVLERHGIAAVSSTHTHVKHWTGPFV
- the LOC105694029 gene encoding uncharacterized protein LOC105694029 isoform X1, whose product is MVVNPVLKMWFRQEQNSIFYVDSDYESLSISNNVMESEVRSLKQELERTREALKLATKRCRDLVRELDHRTADRDTERSLRDQQLSRILRALLVVEGRLKQEQKSIRQLLCEKDNVIRNQQLEIAKLRRYTKNYIKCKRDNTLCKGVLDADESTEIMSDDLHGVLSGNSDVARSDSSLSKDIRTLKCEIITRLNEDSDQDHGLRKAHSFAESDVSKTSITSSEITDASITTTDSSPSMLSTEGFCEGESTDVSPGSTLNKSTHRCTPIVITDELLSSDNEIAGDERPELPKRKVVSVRGKLLKESKRSEFKGNGVTRTESKDDGMDSNFVSDEEPVYENTCYLESSKETTNGSDDSVELTRNNINKSDRADQPATMEQSLEENSGNWYSDPDEDKASDEVFRHRAYQPNSKHNSVLECVNQILLRDMEEEENVLSVPRRFKYRGRTVRFQPARLSDIESVGSEMERRNSEEHVSEPKDGTRLDERNEVNDSAGFIGSLTDSDFRAKLVQSPGESGRDSMTEVLGSSNVDFEGSKAIPLVIIEPKVEPETVGAETNATTPQKMKICTDLMKVSSVHRSSPPLKMERMEEKTCLQMCAKGLTIAKNLDYEEIESLPEINSGIKTPPALPPKPQYKNNTLILKKIPSPSFLINETHKKQGGVDSTPEHDKKLFNFSVSPKLGTVRSLSYEEKITSKSSRTNNNESQNDVLLKNKFDSLRSSFQSRQNLNNVYEGVGRMPKVTNIVRHFEEFKIGEAEDRTIAKDKDKNKDREVEKLRLDYDQDDIRQNFEEFNLDECDLFHDPDRADADGSERLNDLILATQIENTTKGKDLNANGGYDHFLEATGLSTKSILTPSRLLSNHKSMLKPKDVKYKNKIKATAVLERHGIAAVSSTHTHVKHWTGPFV
- the LOC105694029 gene encoding uncharacterized protein LOC105694029 isoform X2; translated protein: MSCRKKIDAKQWFSYSQLMESEVRSLKQELERTREALKLATKRCRDLVRELDHRTADRDTERSLRDQQLSRILRALLVVEGRLKQEQKSIRQLLCEKDNVIRNQQLEIAKLRRYTKNYIKCKRDNTLCKGVLDADESTEIMSDDLHGVLSGNSDVARSDSSLSKDIRTLKCEIITRLNEDSDQDHGLRKAHSFAESDVSKTSITSSEITDASITTTDSSPSMLSTEGFCEGESTDVSPGSTLNKSTHRCTPIVITDELLSSDNEIAGDERPELPKRKVVSVRGKLLKESKRSEFKGNGVTRTESKDDGMDSNFVSDEEPVYENTCYLESSKETTNGSDDSVELTRNNINKSDRADQPATMEQSLEENSGNWYSDPDEDKASDEVFRHRAYQPNSKHNSVLECVNQILLRDMEEEENVLSVPRRFKYRGRTVRFQPARLSDIESVGSEMERRNSEEHVSEPKDGTRLDERNEVNDSAGFIGSLTDSDFRAKLVQSPGESGRDSMTEVLGSSNVDFEGSKAIPLVIIEPKVEPETVGAETNATTPQKMKICTDLMKVSSVHRSSPPLKMERMEEKTCLQMCAKGLTIAKNLDYEEIESLPEINSGIKTPPALPPKPQYKNNTLILKKIPSPSFLINETHKKQGGVDSTPEHDKKLFNFSVSPKLGTVRSLSYEEKITSKSSRTNNNESQNDVLLKNKFDSLRSSFQSRQNLNNVYEGVGRMPKVTNIVRHFEEFKIGEAEDRTIAKDKDKNKDREVEKLRLDYDQDDIRQNFEEFNLDECDLFHDPDRADADGSERLNDLILATQIENTTKGKDLNANGGYDHFLEATGLSTKSILTPSRLLSNHKSMLKPKDVKYKNKIKATAVLERHGIAAVSSTHTHVKHWTGPFV